The genomic stretch atatatatatatatatttatatataatgttttatttgttacctccacatatatataccacCGGTTCTGTTGATATATCTTCATCTTGTTCtcttatatacatttttaattaactttttataaataaataaaaatatacttttttaaaaataaaatagtttaaaaaaaaggcaATGTCAAAAATGCTTATACTGAATATAAAAACacttgataaaaaaaattaacagacccttttttttatattatgagaCGTGcctttatttatacatgaataatattttaatataatataaacaaacgTATtctgaaaaataataaagttaaaaaataataataatatatacagttctatttttttttttttgttttctttttaaaaaaaaaagaagaaaagaaaaattaaaacaaaataacatAAGATTTTCATAttacattaattttttataattatagaaataccatttaagaataaaaaaaaaaaaaaaaaaaaaaaaaaaaaaaatacataaatatttaaaaaaatataatataatataatataatattatattttgaatataacatataataatggatctataaatatttttttcccttattaatatgaaaataaataaaatatatatattataatatatatgtatatattattatattatgagccataatatataatatatatatatatatatatatatatatatatataatataaatgcaTAAATTTTgaagtacaaaaaaaaaaaataaactgataatttatatatatatattatattatatatataataaatatattaatggttcatatatatttatatacgtATACAGTGCAGTATATTAAGAAGAcccttatataatatactaaaatatatagaagagTAAACTCAAATTAAATGttgtttaattatatatttactatatgcttgaattattttatattgttcctatttattttattatcataaaaaatcAACCCAATGgtggggaaaaaaaaaaatatatatatatattaattttcttttaaatataataatacatatatatttttgttttgttttgttttgtttttaattttcaagatgtataaataaaaaaaaaaaaaaaaagaaacattaTTTGCACAtttggtatatatattatatatatatatatataatattgggATAAGAAAGAAACACCAAAAagtgaaaaaaaacaaaaaaaatatataaaattttaaataataaaatattaatatattaaaaaaaaaaaaaaaaaaaaaaaaaaaaaaaagaagcatatatcatatatatatatatatatatatatatatatatatatattggtatatttcttcatatttataatataacctgtatataataaaaattaaaaattattaaaatatatgacaatatgtaataatatatatatatatgtatataatattatgtgtaGTTATTTGTCCCCAATTgtttatgatataataaatatatgtgtagCAAAATtagttattttataatttgaaattataaatgtttattgttattatttaaaattaaaatttatatgtatgtttaaTTAAATGTTTtccttttacattttttaatttatatgtttattccATTTagtaattaatatatatatatatatgtatatatttatttataataatttgttattAATTAGTTATATGTTGTAAAATGTGGCActacaaattataatatatagagtgtattatttctttataatacatatgtatttatatatatatatatatatttatatttatatattttgaataaaatataaagatagtTATACATTTTGATTGTACATAAACCATTTGAGCacataatttcttttttattaataaatagtaGTAAATTATCGAAAATGGTTGAAAAGTCGTCTGACTATGATTTAGCAGAAAAGATGGAAGACATGAAAAAGATTGTTATAGAAGAAGTTAGAAGAAATTTGATATACAAGAAACCTATAGGACCTATTATGAGCTCAAAAGACATTTTAACATTAAGCCAAGAACAAGAATCTAAATTTAATGAAGAAGTACATGAATTAGGGTTACATGTAAATAGTATACATCACAATTCAACTCCagcatttttatatgaaatgGCATTAAAATATGAAGGTAATTCTTTTATTACTAGTACAGGTGCTTTGTGTTGTATATCGGGAGAGAAAACTGGTAGATCTCCATCTGATAAAAGAATTGTACAAGAAAAAAGTTCAGAAGATGATATATGGTGGGGTAATGTAAATATAccaattaaagaaaaatcatatgaaattaataaaagtaGAGCTAtagattatttaaatttacaaccaaatttatatgtaattgATGCATATGCAGGTTGGGATGAACGTTGTCGAATTAAAGTTCGTGTTATTACTTCTAGAGCTTATCATgctttatatatgttaaatatgCTTATTCCTCCAAAGAATGCTGAAGAAATACAAAATTTTGTACctgattttattatatacaatgCAGGTGAATTCCCATCCAATAGGTTAACAGATGGTATGTCAAGCAAAACATCagttatattaaattttggATCTATGAATATGGTTATTCTAGGAACACAATATGCTGGAGAAATGAAAAAGGGTATACTCACCTTATTTATGTACAAAATGCCAAAGGAAGGGAAATTACCATTACATTCTTCATGTaatataggaaaaaaaaatgatgtgACCTTATTTTTTGGTTTATCTGGTACAGGAAAAACAACCTTGTCAGCTGATGCTAACAGATATCTTATTGGTGATGACGAACATGTATGGACAGATGAtggaatatttaatatagaaGGAGGTTGCTATGCTAAATGTAAAGGATTATCTAAAAGACAAGAACCTGAAATTTATAAAGCCATTAAATTTGGTGCTATATTAGAAAATGTAGTTATGGATCCAGTTACAAGAGAAgtagattataataattgtacTATTACAGAAAATACAAGATGTGCATATCCACTTTCTTATATAGAAAATGCTAAAATTCCagcatatatacatacacacccacaaaatatcatattattaacatgTGATGCTTTTGGTGTTATACCACCTTTATGTAAATTAGATGTGTATCAAATGATGTATCATTTTGTTAGTGGATATACAAGCAAAATGGCAGGAACTGAAGATAATATTCTGAAACCTACAGCTACTTTTTCTTCATGTTATGCAGCACCATTCTTAGCTTTACATCCAATGATATATGCACAAATGCTTGCAGACAAATATCAAAAACATAAACCAAATGTTTGGCTTCTAAATACTGGATGGATTTATGGTTCCTATGGTTCAGATAATGGAATTAGAATACCACTCAAATATACGCGTCTTCTAGTAGACTATATacatgaaaataaattaaacaatattcaatataaaaaaacacctatctttaattttaatataccaGAACATTTAGAAGGGATACCAGATGAGGTAATAGATCCATTAATTGGATGGAAAGACAAAGAAGATTATCTAACAAATCTTCAAATCTTGGCGAAggaatttattaataatttttcgtTGTACTTAGATAAGGCAGGTCCTGAAATCTTGTCTGGAGGACCCaacttataaaatatgtatatatatatatatatatatatatatatatatatattaatatgtatatatattatttcttttcaacatttatatttttattaagtatctttattaaaaaaatcccttttgtaattaaaaatataatttggGCGTTTCCTATCGAAAcgtatcaaatatatattatatatataatatataatatttataaattgtaCTAATGTTCAATAATTAAAATCATTTTATTCATCACTTGTTAAGCATCCATTCTCTcattctttctttcttttttttttttttcttttttaaaaatagtattttatttttaatttaaaattttttttttttattttttttttttatcaattcattattcttattagtattattatcatccatTTTAgtcatatttaataataatgtttattaacaaaataattaattaaacaaataactaattaaagaatttatatattgagTAAATCAAAATAAGGACATATTTGTACATTTAagatgttataaaaaaaaaaaatatatatataatggtactatttttttattatgatgttAACttttacattaaaaaaatgtaccattttattattattattttttttttccttatactaaaaagaaagagaaaaaaaattaaaaaatatctaACTGACAATTGTATTTAATACTACATATggtattacattttttaaaaaaagagaaataaaatatgtgtatatgtcTATATGTCTGTgggtatatattatatcatatatgattttatttaattctatAATTTTTGTGTAAAGTTCAATTTTTAGgaagtacaaaaaaaaaaaagaaaaaaagaaaagagaaaaattaattagtatacaaaaaaaaaaaatatatgtatatatatatatatatatatatatatatatataaacaaaaacaataaatattatatatagatataatattatttttttataatttttctgtttttttttttaaattatttagaCGATGGAAAGCCTTTAATTGTATCCACCTTTCCCTGTATTCAATAGCTAGCTTTCTTGCTTGTAAAAATCCAAATGTTTTTACAGAAAACTTTTTATCatgtctttttttattaaatgagCAATTAACAACCCATGCAGTTGCATAAGAATCATAATGAACACCAACAATTCTTGgaaatttttttgaaatttcAGCACAATCTTTaataaaattctttttatgtTTCCAATTATAAACTTCTTCACATGTATTGagataatttttaaaagaataaatatcaGCATATTTTGTTTCTATTTGATTAACGTTATTAACAAAAGAATCAGATAACCATTGAcagtttaataaaataaaaattccaatgttttcttcttttttgtcAATTCTtttgaataaaatatgttcattttttatattttcatcttcatttgatttttcattaaacaattcatcataatatttttttaaataaatatcttgtatattattatcgaaaaagaaacatatatttttatttaatatatttttgtaataatcattatttatgtatgtttgCTTATAAGTGTCTTGAAACGTTTTGGAGGTAAACAAATTCTCTGAATTACCATTATCACTCTCTCTGTTTACATGTTTAACATAAAAACAACAAGAACTacaactattattattattatgtatattatttatattatgtatattatttatattattatcaattttgttagtattatttttattatccatatgtattttttcgTCCACCA from Plasmodium falciparum 3D7 genome assembly, chromosome: 13 encodes the following:
- a CDS encoding phosphoenolpyruvate carboxykinase yields the protein MVEKSSDYDLAEKMEDMKKIVIEEVRRNLIYKKPIGPIMSSKDILTLSQEQESKFNEEVHELGLHVNSIHHNSTPAFLYEMALKYEGNSFITSTGALCCISGEKTGRSPSDKRIVQEKSSEDDIWWGNVNIPIKEKSYEINKSRAIDYLNLQPNLYVIDAYAGWDERCRIKVRVITSRAYHALYMLNMLIPPKNAEEIQNFVPDFIIYNAGEFPSNRLTDGMSSKTSVILNFGSMNMVILGTQYAGEMKKGILTLFMYKMPKEGKLPLHSSCNIGKKNDVTLFFGLSGTGKTTLSADANRYLIGDDEHVWTDDGIFNIEGGCYAKCKGLSKRQEPEIYKAIKFGAILENVVMDPVTREVDYNNCTITENTRCAYPLSYIENAKIPAYIHTHPQNIILLTCDAFGVIPPLCKLDVYQMMYHFVSGYTSKMAGTEDNILKPTATFSSCYAAPFLALHPMIYAQMLADKYQKHKPNVWLLNTGWIYGSYGSDNGIRIPLKYTRLLVDYIHENKLNNIQYKKTPIFNFNIPEHLEGIPDEVIDPLIGWKDKEDYLTNLQILAKEFINNFSLYLDKAGPEILSGGPNL